One Lacunisphaera limnophila DNA window includes the following coding sequences:
- a CDS encoding homocysteine S-methyltransferase family protein: protein MNQPPLLEALTTRRLVCDGAMGTQLMLAGLESGACGEAWNLTHPDRVLAIQRRYADAGADCIITNTFGGSRIMLRRHGHEAELAALNAAAVRITREAFGGRPGYVLGDIGPLGALLEPYGELSEAEARAALEEQAVALVQAGADALIIETQTGLEELGLAIDAARAAKAPCIIASLAYDLSLDGTFYKTMMGISPEQAAEFVAERGAHIVALNCGTGMDMKGAAMVGRLYREACGLPVMVQPNAGLPVLENLKAVYKQLPADMAKDVPEVLDIGVGIIGSCCGSTPDHTRAIRQVVDGFNRSH, encoded by the coding sequence ATGAACCAACCCCCGCTCCTTGAAGCCCTCACCACCCGCCGCCTCGTGTGCGACGGGGCCATGGGCACGCAACTCATGCTCGCCGGCCTCGAATCGGGCGCCTGCGGCGAGGCCTGGAACCTCACGCATCCCGATCGCGTGCTCGCCATCCAGCGTCGTTATGCCGATGCCGGGGCCGATTGCATCATCACGAACACCTTCGGCGGCAGCCGGATCATGCTGCGCCGTCATGGCCACGAGGCCGAGCTGGCGGCGCTCAACGCCGCGGCCGTGCGGATCACGCGCGAGGCCTTCGGCGGCCGCCCGGGTTATGTCCTGGGCGACATCGGTCCGCTCGGCGCGTTGCTCGAGCCCTACGGCGAGTTGTCCGAGGCCGAGGCCCGCGCCGCGCTGGAAGAGCAGGCGGTCGCGCTCGTGCAGGCCGGGGCGGATGCGCTCATCATCGAGACCCAGACCGGGCTCGAGGAACTGGGCCTGGCCATCGATGCCGCCCGGGCGGCGAAGGCCCCCTGCATCATCGCCTCGCTGGCCTACGACCTGTCCCTGGACGGCACCTTCTACAAGACGATGATGGGCATCTCCCCGGAGCAGGCCGCCGAGTTCGTGGCGGAGCGCGGCGCGCACATCGTGGCGCTCAACTGCGGGACCGGCATGGACATGAAGGGTGCCGCGATGGTCGGCCGCCTTTACCGGGAGGCCTGCGGCCTGCCCGTCATGGTGCAGCCCAACGCCGGCTTGCCCGTGCTCGAGAACCTCAAGGCCGTCTACAAGCAACTCCCGGCCGACATGGCCAAGGACGTCCCCGAAGTGCTCGACATCGGTGTCGGCATCATCGGCTCCTGCTGCGGCAGCACGCCGGACCATACGCGGGCAATCCGGCAGGTTGTGGACGGTTTCAATCGGTCGCATTGA
- a CDS encoding virulence factor, which yields MPDYALMNQCIYEGKAKEVEQLTQAALAEGRTAQEILSDGLIAGMSVVGEDFKHNILYVPEVLIAARAMKAGMGVLKPLLSAKGAVDSSVGRLLMGTVRGDLHDIGKNLVCMMAEGAGFEVKDIGVDQSVEKFKAAADEFKPDIIGMSALLTTTMTYMKTVVDGFDQPGYDHIKMAIGGAPISQMFADEIGADGYGSDASNAVDLFLYLVGKGAAPVPAGRAGVKAVAVAAERPPGNLVHYQILYWRDLPSAVKVWDDFGEVKQDLPVKFAERIDREAQKLGLTSGDAYTAELKWGEEQTRPGSPDEVARALALELDRPN from the coding sequence ATGCCAGACTACGCCTTGATGAACCAGTGCATCTACGAGGGCAAAGCCAAGGAGGTCGAGCAGCTGACCCAGGCCGCCCTCGCCGAGGGCCGCACCGCGCAGGAGATCCTGTCGGACGGCCTCATCGCCGGGATGAGCGTCGTCGGCGAGGATTTCAAACACAACATCCTCTACGTCCCCGAGGTCCTCATCGCCGCCCGCGCGATGAAGGCCGGCATGGGCGTGCTCAAGCCGCTGCTCAGTGCCAAGGGCGCGGTCGACAGTTCCGTCGGCCGCCTGCTCATGGGCACCGTGCGCGGCGACCTGCATGACATCGGCAAGAACCTGGTGTGCATGATGGCCGAGGGCGCCGGCTTCGAGGTGAAGGACATCGGCGTGGACCAGAGCGTGGAGAAATTCAAGGCCGCCGCGGACGAGTTCAAACCCGACATCATCGGGATGAGCGCGCTGCTCACGACCACGATGACCTACATGAAGACCGTCGTCGACGGCTTCGACCAGCCGGGCTATGACCACATCAAGATGGCGATCGGCGGCGCGCCGATCAGCCAGATGTTCGCCGACGAGATCGGCGCCGACGGCTACGGATCCGACGCTTCGAACGCCGTGGACCTGTTCCTCTATTTGGTGGGCAAGGGGGCCGCCCCGGTGCCCGCCGGGCGTGCCGGGGTGAAGGCCGTGGCCGTGGCCGCCGAGCGCCCGCCCGGCAACCTCGTGCATTACCAGATCCTCTATTGGCGCGATCTGCCGTCCGCCGTGAAGGTGTGGGACGACTTCGGCGAGGTGAAGCAGGACCTGCCCGTCAAGTTCGCCGAGCGCATCGACCGCGAGGCGCAGAAGCTGGGGTTGACCTCCGGCGACGCCTACACCGCCGAGCTCAAGTGGGGCGAGGAGCAGACCCGCCCCGGCAGCCCGGATGAAGTGGCCCGGGCCCTCGCGCTCGAACTCGACCGCCCGAACTGA
- a CDS encoding uroporphyrinogen decarboxylase family protein — protein MTPAQWDIFKRAARMEKLNKVPMAMIIDSPWIPGYVGVKHMDFFLDPQVWFESHRKIHAEFPDIIFVPGYWLEYGMAAEPSVLGSKIKFWQDNTPSEYHMLFNIEDVDKLPEYEVEADAFMAMTLHRLRMQRQQVLDTGEIFTMATARGPMCTAGFARNTSDFMIDLVEKPEWAHKLLDLCTRLIIDWLKAQVKVMGPTVEGIFLLDDIVGFVNEDHYQEFCHPYLKRICDAFPKDWVKLYHNDASIEACLEHLPDCGFNMLNWGKQTDIADVKARVGDRICLMGNVNPLEVGVRGTPAEVRAATLDVLEKGANNGKGLVLSVGGGTSPGMPRENIVAMKAALDEFNKAHFGSA, from the coding sequence ATGACACCCGCCCAATGGGATATCTTCAAACGCGCCGCGCGCATGGAAAAACTGAACAAGGTGCCGATGGCCATGATCATCGACAGCCCCTGGATCCCCGGTTACGTCGGCGTGAAGCACATGGACTTCTTCCTCGACCCGCAGGTGTGGTTCGAGTCGCACCGGAAGATTCACGCGGAGTTTCCCGACATCATCTTTGTCCCCGGCTACTGGCTTGAGTACGGCATGGCGGCCGAGCCGTCCGTCCTCGGCTCGAAGATCAAGTTCTGGCAGGACAACACGCCGAGCGAGTACCACATGCTCTTCAACATCGAGGACGTGGACAAGCTGCCCGAGTACGAGGTGGAGGCTGACGCCTTCATGGCCATGACGCTCCACCGCCTGCGTATGCAGCGCCAGCAGGTGCTCGACACCGGCGAGATCTTCACGATGGCCACGGCCCGCGGCCCGATGTGCACCGCCGGCTTCGCCCGCAACACCAGCGACTTCATGATCGACCTGGTCGAGAAGCCCGAGTGGGCCCACAAGCTCCTCGACCTCTGCACGCGCCTGATCATCGACTGGCTCAAGGCGCAGGTGAAAGTCATGGGCCCGACGGTCGAGGGCATCTTTCTGCTCGATGACATCGTCGGCTTCGTGAACGAGGACCACTACCAGGAGTTCTGCCACCCCTACCTGAAGCGCATCTGCGACGCGTTCCCGAAGGATTGGGTGAAGCTGTACCATAACGACGCCTCGATCGAGGCCTGCCTCGAGCACCTGCCTGATTGCGGATTCAACATGCTCAACTGGGGCAAGCAGACCGACATCGCCGACGTGAAGGCGCGGGTCGGTGACCGGATCTGTCTCATGGGCAACGTCAATCCCCTCGAGGTCGGCGTCCGCGGCACCCCTGCGGAGGTCCGCGCCGCGACGCTTGACGTGCTCGAGAAGGGCGCCAACAACGGCAAGGGCCTTGTGCTCTCTGTCGGCGGTGGCACCAGTCCCGGCATGCCCCGCGAGAACATCGTGGCGATGAAGGCCGCGCTCGACGAATTCAACAAGGCCCACTTCGGCAGCGCCTGA